From the genome of Leptolyngbya sp. FACHB-261, one region includes:
- a CDS encoding ferrochelatase, which translates to MVATPERLQQESPQGASNSAADRVAVLLMGYGEVESYDDFANYNEQALNLLTAKFAPVPTWVYPPLAKLLAMFDLHEWSHQHGQFISPHNAIFEQQRAGIEASLQERWGERVKVFKAFNFCAPFLPEQVLAEIKAQGFDRLLIYPLLVVDSIFTSGIAVEQVNKGLAQLSDGGEHWVKGTRYIPSFYNEPDYIDLLARLVEDKIKKDLAVAHLPSQTGIVLMNHGCPHKAKGFVSGIEESQALYDRVRERLMHKYPLISVGWLNHDTPLIEWTQPNADLAGRNLIELGATALVFMPIGFATENHETLLDVDHIIERLRGKHPEVTYVRMECVNDHPEFLKMAAAWADPQIEALLSEQALAVNPTLAHSHTHSAHGSTHDHAHHEHHGHNHGHSDAHGHSHGHNHDHGHHH; encoded by the coding sequence GTGGTTGCTACGCCCGAACGATTGCAACAGGAAAGCCCTCAGGGTGCATCAAACTCGGCTGCTGATCGGGTAGCCGTCCTGCTGATGGGCTATGGCGAGGTCGAGAGTTATGACGACTTTGCCAACTACAACGAGCAGGCTTTAAATTTACTAACTGCCAAGTTTGCGCCGGTGCCAACCTGGGTCTATCCGCCGCTGGCTAAGCTATTGGCAATGTTTGATCTGCACGAGTGGAGCCACCAGCACGGCCAATTTATCTCGCCCCACAATGCCATCTTCGAGCAGCAACGGGCTGGAATTGAGGCTAGCCTGCAAGAACGCTGGGGCGAACGGGTCAAAGTTTTCAAGGCGTTTAACTTCTGCGCACCCTTTTTGCCAGAGCAGGTTCTCGCTGAAATCAAAGCTCAAGGTTTTGATCGCCTGCTGATCTATCCCCTGTTGGTGGTGGACTCGATCTTCACCAGCGGCATTGCAGTGGAGCAGGTCAACAAAGGCTTGGCCCAACTTAGCGATGGTGGTGAGCATTGGGTCAAGGGCACCCGCTATATCCCCTCCTTCTACAACGAGCCTGATTACATTGATCTGCTTGCTCGCTTGGTCGAAGACAAAATCAAGAAAGATCTGGCCGTCGCCCACTTGCCCTCTCAAACCGGCATTGTGCTGATGAACCACGGCTGCCCGCATAAGGCCAAGGGTTTCGTCTCGGGTATTGAAGAGAGTCAAGCGCTCTATGACCGGGTCCGCGAAAGGCTGATGCACAAATATCCGCTGATTTCGGTGGGCTGGCTCAACCACGACACGCCCCTGATTGAGTGGACCCAACCTAATGCTGACTTGGCAGGTCGTAACCTGATCGAGTTGGGGGCAACTGCCTTAGTGTTCATGCCCATCGGCTTTGCGACCGAGAACCATGAGACCCTGCTGGATGTTGACCACATCATCGAGCGTCTGCGCGGCAAGCACCCTGAAGTGACTTATGTGCGCATGGAATGCGTCAATGATCATCCGGAGTTTCTGAAGATGGCAGCCGCTTGGGCTGACCCTCAGATTGAGGCGTTGCTGTCTGAACAAGCCTTGGCAGTCAACCCTACTCTGGCTCATAGTCACACTCATAGTGCTCACGGCAGTACTCATGACCATGCTCATCACGAGCACCACGGTCACAATCATGGTCACAGCGATGCTCATGGGCATAGTCATGGCCATAACCATGACCACGGTCATCATCATTAA
- a CDS encoding S41 family peptidase: MLKFLKDIAAIAASVVTVLAFVLTFASTRPNTSNPDQNQSSDRVSNPDASPGVPVAEASASPEAPAETQSWNPLEVLQQPSEEFSDIGIRFKANEGSHYPKVREISAGSPAEQAGLQVGDVILSIDDEPTVALNNKDIVERLKANQVRLRVAREGNGSQEITVAR; encoded by the coding sequence ATGCTGAAATTCCTGAAAGACATCGCAGCGATTGCAGCCAGTGTTGTTACGGTCTTGGCCTTTGTCCTAACCTTTGCCTCCACTAGACCTAACACCTCGAATCCTGACCAGAATCAGTCGTCTGACCGGGTGTCAAACCCAGATGCCAGCCCGGGTGTACCAGTGGCTGAGGCCTCAGCCTCACCTGAAGCGCCAGCGGAAACTCAGTCCTGGAATCCGCTCGAAGTTCTGCAGCAGCCGAGTGAGGAATTCTCTGACATCGGTATCCGCTTCAAGGCCAATGAGGGCAGCCATTATCCTAAGGTCCGAGAGATTAGCGCTGGCTCACCGGCAGAGCAGGCTGGTTTGCAGGTAGGGGATGTCATTCTCTCAATCGACGATGAGCCAACCGTCGCTCTCAATAACAAAGATATTGTGGAGCGCCTAAAGGCAAATCAGGTGAGGCTACGCGTGGCAAGGGAGGGCAATGGCTCACAGGAGATCACGGTGGCACGCTAG
- a CDS encoding DUF1517 domain-containing protein, which yields MRNRVINLQPEMHSWRDRLNKVTGQTRFAVCRIFVHLAGDEIAPLLGVLNQAAREAVDADGDLDVLEDGLADICQSLLRYDPYWRSAANEGNVFWDEGEAGDYVEELFTDSAQRYLTEPDLEEPIPDADELLSLPVTRNLVVMLTVAYEGEAPELETDLASASALHSALKAIISFRGREALRAIQVHFSPAQIGEDLSSDQLLYNFPELVPL from the coding sequence ATGAGAAATAGAGTAATTAATCTCCAGCCAGAAATGCATTCGTGGCGTGACCGATTGAACAAAGTAACAGGGCAAACTCGCTTCGCAGTTTGTCGCATATTTGTACACTTGGCTGGCGACGAAATTGCGCCACTTTTGGGTGTGTTGAATCAAGCTGCTCGGGAAGCAGTTGATGCAGATGGTGATCTAGATGTGTTAGAAGACGGGCTTGCAGATATTTGCCAGAGCCTGCTGCGGTACGACCCTTATTGGCGCTCAGCAGCTAATGAAGGCAACGTTTTTTGGGATGAAGGTGAGGCAGGGGACTACGTTGAAGAGTTATTTACTGACTCTGCACAACGCTATTTGACCGAGCCGGACTTAGAGGAGCCAATTCCCGATGCTGACGAGTTGTTGTCCCTACCAGTGACGCGAAATCTGGTAGTGATGTTGACGGTTGCTTATGAGGGTGAAGCACCTGAATTAGAGACTGATCTAGCGAGTGCTAGTGCGCTGCATTCTGCCCTAAAAGCCATTATCAGTTTTCGTGGGCGAGAAGCCCTAAGAGCCATTCAGGTCCATTTTTCACCTGCACAAATTGGTGAGGACCTGAGCTCCGATCAGCTGTTGTACAACTTTCCAGAATTGGTGCCGCTTTAA
- the corA gene encoding magnesium/cobalt transporter CorA has translation MLDNRSKLAPNAAELGKQEDEDEDEEEYVDAYAYSEPGSPPGTLDIDEDASPPTIVLIDYNEQRATRLQLSTPEECTPYLETESVSWVDVQGLGSEDILQRLGQVFELHPLVLEDVVNVPQRPKVEDYDDQQIIICRMVTSEEESEGFFSEQVSIVLGPNYVLTVQEEPEYDCFEPLRERIRRNKGAIRRQGADYLAYCLIDSVIDGFFPVLEEYGERLEELEEEVVRSPSRQTLEKIHDIKRELLMLRRSIWPQRDAINMLIREDSPLIRDEVRVYLRDCYDHTVQVIDMVETYRELASSMMDVYLSSVSNRMNENMRVLTVFSTIFLPLTFIAGVYGMNFEYMPELKSPWGYPLIWLVMLGIAGGMLWFFKRKGWLSEAVPVGHKTSH, from the coding sequence ATGCTGGATAATCGCTCCAAATTAGCACCCAACGCCGCTGAGCTTGGCAAGCAAGAAGACGAGGACGAAGACGAAGAGGAATATGTTGACGCCTATGCCTACAGTGAACCGGGCAGCCCGCCAGGCACGCTAGATATTGACGAAGATGCATCGCCGCCAACCATTGTGCTCATTGACTACAACGAGCAGCGAGCTACCCGTCTCCAGCTCAGTACACCTGAAGAATGTACGCCCTATCTAGAAACAGAGTCAGTGAGTTGGGTCGATGTGCAGGGCTTGGGCAGCGAAGACATTTTGCAGCGTTTAGGCCAGGTATTTGAGTTGCATCCTCTAGTGCTGGAGGACGTGGTGAATGTCCCCCAACGGCCCAAGGTCGAAGACTACGATGACCAACAGATCATTATTTGCCGCATGGTCACTTCTGAAGAGGAAAGTGAAGGTTTCTTCAGTGAGCAGGTCAGCATTGTTTTAGGTCCAAACTACGTGCTGACGGTGCAGGAGGAACCGGAATATGACTGTTTTGAACCTCTGCGCGAGCGCATCCGCCGTAACAAGGGAGCTATTCGTCGGCAGGGAGCAGACTACCTGGCCTACTGCCTGATTGACTCGGTGATTGATGGCTTTTTTCCAGTTTTGGAGGAGTACGGCGAGCGGTTAGAAGAACTAGAGGAGGAAGTCGTCCGCAGCCCCAGCCGTCAGACATTGGAAAAGATTCACGATATTAAGCGCGAATTGTTGATGCTGCGTCGGTCGATCTGGCCGCAACGGGACGCTATTAATATGCTCATTCGCGAAGACTCTCCCCTTATTCGAGATGAGGTACGGGTTTATCTGCGCGACTGCTATGACCACACGGTGCAGGTGATTGACATGGTTGAAACCTACCGAGAACTTGCCTCTAGCATGATGGACGTTTACCTCTCCTCGGTGAGCAATCGCATGAATGAAAACATGCGGGTTCTCACCGTTTTTTCGACAATCTTTCTACCCCTCACTTTTATTGCTGGGGTCTATGGCATGAACTTTGAATACATGCCTGAGTTGAAATCGCCCTGGGGTTATCCTCTAATCTGGCTGGTTATGCTAGGCATCGCAGGCGGTATGTTGTGGTTCTTCAAGCGCAAGGGTTGGCTGTCTGAAGCAGTTCCGGTTGGTCATAAGACCAGCCATTGA